The window GAACGCCAGATGGATGACGAACGCCGGCCCGCGGGCCTCGCCGCCGGGAGTGCTCGGGCCGGCCGGGGACGGCCGGTTCCTGGACGGCATGGGCTGTTCCTCCCCGGCCGGGACGTACGGACATGGCTGTGGCTCGGCGGCGGGCGGGCTTCGGCGCGGCCTCGGCGGAAAGGTCCCGGACTCGGCGAACACGGTCATTGTCGCCCGCGTCGAACGGCCGGGGGTCAACCGGTCGGATGACCGCGGCGTACACCGTTCCACGCGCCGGAAGCAGCCGGTACGTCGACGGGAAGGCGCCCTGAGCGGGCCGAGAGTGGAGGCACGGCGCAGGAAGCGCCGAGTCCTCCGGCACCCGCTCGGGTGCGCCGATACGGCGGTCCGGGTGCCGGGGAACGCGACACGACTGGAGAGGTATCCGTGATGCAGCACAAGGCCAAGAAGTTCTCCGCCCGCGCCAAGGCCATCACCTCCGTGGCGGCCGTGGCGGCGGTCGGTGCCGGTGTGGCCGGAGCGGTATCCGCCTCCGCCGACACCCCGGCCGCCACTCCGGTCGCGGCCGGGGCCGCGGAGAAGAGCAAGGCCACGACCACCAGCACCCACCTGACGGCCGACGCCGCCACCGACGCCGCGCGAGCGGCGCTGAAGGCCGCCGAGAAGGAGGGCCTGCGGGTGAGCGTCGCGGTGGTGGACCGCGACGGCAACACGATCGTCACCCTGCGCGGCGACGGCGCCGGCCCCCAGTCCTACGACTCGGCGATCAAGAAGGCGTACACCGCCGTCTCCTGGAACGCGCCCACCTCCGAGCTGGTCAACGCCTGGACTCGGCGCCGACCCTGAAGGACATCCCGGGCACGCTGTTCCTGGCCGGCGGTGCTCCGGTCGCGTACGACAACGCCCCGGTCGCCGCCGTCGGCGTGGCCGGTGGTCCCTCCGGCGACCTGGACGAGAAGCTCGCCCAGGCAGGCGTCGCGGCCATCAGCAACGGGCGCTGACCCCACCTCGTAGCACCACCCGAGCGAGCGACGTCCCTCGGTGAGGGACGTTCCCGGGCCGGCGGGTGCTCGGTCCCCGCGGCGCGCGGGAGTCTCCGCCCCGCGCGCCGCGCGCTCCGACCTCTCCCGCCTCTCCGGCCCCTCGCTCATGACCCTTTTCCCCTCCTCTGCTTTGCTTGTCGTCCTTGCCGCCGTCGTCCCGTTGTCCGTTGTCACCTTGTGGAGGAGTTCCGCCGTGGCCAAGAAGTCGCTCTCCCCGACCGACCGCGCCCTGCTGGACGCCGCACAGCGGGGCGACGTCGCCGCGGTCCGTGAGGCGCTGGCGGCCGGCGCCGACCGTGAGGCGCGCGACGCGCAGGGCCGTACGCCCCTGCTGCGGGCGGCCCTCGCCGACGAGGTGGAGGTGGCGCGGGCGTTGGTCGACGCGGGCGCGGACGTGAACGCGCAGGACGAGCGCCTGGACAGCCCCTGGCTGGTGACCGGGGTCACCGGAAGCGTGGCGATGATGCGGGCGCTGCTGCCCGGTGGACCCGACCTCGAGCTGACCAACCGGTTCGGCGGGGTGTCGGTGATCCCGGCGAGCGAACGCGGCCACGTGGCCTACGTACGGGCCGTGCTCGCCGAGACCGCCATCGACGTCGACCACGTCAACCGGCTCGGCTGGACGGCACTGCTGGAGGCGGTGATCCTCGGCGACGGCGGACGCACGCACCAGGAAGTGGTGGAGGTGCTGCTCGGGGCGGGCGCCGACCCACTGCTGCCGGACGCCGACGGGACGCCGGCCCGCGCCCACGCCGAGCGCCGCGGCTTCCACGCGATCGCGGCCCTGCTGCGCGAGGGCGAAGCACCGGCGGGCCGGTAACACGGCCGTCCGTCAGGAAGCGGCCGGGCCCCGGCGGCCGGCATGGTAGTCGCGGTGGAGGTCGCGGAGCCGGTCGGTCAGGGCCGGTACCGGGCCCTGCACCGTCAGCCCGGGTACCACGTCCTGGATCGGCAGGCAGCGCACCGGGGCGGCGGGCACGCCCAGTTCGGCCAGCCAGTGGGTCAGCTGGGCTGCCGAGTGCGCGTAGACGATCCGGCCGAGGTCCGCCCAGCCGTGGGCGGCCGCGCACATGGGGCAGTGTTCCCCGGAGGTGAAGACGGTGGCCTCCGCCCGCTGCCGCTCGGTGAGATGGGCCGTGGCCCAGCGGACCAGCTCGAACTCCGGATGCCGGGTGCGGTCGTCCAGGCTGTTCACCCGGTTGCGGTCCTCCGCCAGCACCTGTCCGTCGGCGCCGACCAGGACCGAGCCGAACGGTTCGTCCCCGGCCCGCAGCGCCTCGACCGCCAGCTCGACCGCGCGCTCCAGATGCCGCAGCTCGGCGGCGCTCGGTTCGTTGAGGGTCACGTCCGCTCCCTCAGGCCGCGGTGGGCGCGCCGGGGACACGGCGCTCGCCGCCGTTGTGCTCCTGCCAGAGCCGGTACACGTCGACCGCGGTGTCGCGCGGCTCGTAGCGCATCGGCAGCCGGCGCTCGTCCCAGTTCTTCGCGAACTCCTCGTA of the Streptomyces sp. NBC_01788 genome contains:
- a CDS encoding ankyrin repeat domain-containing protein; this translates as MAKKSLSPTDRALLDAAQRGDVAAVREALAAGADREARDAQGRTPLLRAALADEVEVARALVDAGADVNAQDERLDSPWLVTGVTGSVAMMRALLPGGPDLELTNRFGGVSVIPASERGHVAYVRAVLAETAIDVDHVNRLGWTALLEAVILGDGGRTHQEVVEVLLGAGADPLLPDADGTPARAHAERRGFHAIAALLREGEAPAGR
- a CDS encoding nucleoside deaminase; this translates as MTLNEPSAAELRHLERAVELAVEALRAGDEPFGSVLVGADGQVLAEDRNRVNSLDDRTRHPEFELVRWATAHLTERQRAEATVFTSGEHCPMCAAAHGWADLGRIVYAHSAAQLTHWLAELGVPAAPVRCLPIQDVVPGLTVQGPVPALTDRLRDLHRDYHAGRRGPAAS